In the Corvus cornix cornix isolate S_Up_H32 chromosome 18, ASM73873v5, whole genome shotgun sequence genome, one interval contains:
- the EXOC7 gene encoding exocyst complex component 7 isoform X7 yields the protein MIPSEEVSARRREIEDKLKQEEETLSFIKESLEKSDQLTKNMVSILSSFESRLMKLENSIIPVHKQTENLQRLQENVEKTLSCLDHVISYYHVAKDTEKIIKEGPTGRLEEYLNCMDKIQKAVEYFQDNNPDSPELNRVKSLFERGKESLESEFRSLMTRHTKPVPPILILDLISGDEEMDTQEEMTLEHLPESVLHDIIRISGWLVENGRNQDFMTVYFQIRSVQLDRSIKGLKDHFRKNSSSSGVPYSPAIQNKRKDTPTKKPIKRPVLIPGHEHDLRVKHLSDALSDKHGPAAGRDDVFDIEIDAYIHCVSAFVKLAQSEYQLLTEIVPEHHQKKTFDSLIQESLDNLIMEGDNIVSAARKAIIRHDYSAVLTIFPILKHLKQMKPEFDQVLQGTAAGTKNKLPGLITSMETTGAKALEEFADNIKNDPDKEYNMPKDGTVHELTSNAILFLQQLLDFQETAGAMLASQVLGDTYNIPLDPRETSSSASSYSSEFSRRLLSTYICKVLGNLQLNLLSKSKVYEDPALSAIFLHNNYNYILKSLEKSELIQLVAVTQKTAERSYRELIEQQIQTYQRSWLKVTDYILEKNLPVFQPGVKLKDKERQMIKERFKGFNDGLEELCKIQKAWAIPDMEQRDKIRRAQKTIVKETYGAFLNRYGNVPFTKNPEKYIKYQVDQVGEMIEKLFDTSA from the exons ATGATCCCGAGCGAGGAGGTGTCGGCCCGCAGGAGGGAGATCGAGGACAAGCTCAAGCAG GAAGAAGAAACTCTGTCCTTTATCAAAGAGAGCCTTGAGAAGAGTGACCAGCTCACCAAGAACATG GTTTCCATCCTCTCCTCCTTTGAGAGCCGTTTGATGAAGCTGGAGAACTCCATCATCCCTGTTCATAAACAGACAGAGAACCTGCAGCGCCTGCAGGAGAATGTGGAGAAGACCCTGTCCTGCTTGGATCACGTCATCAGTTACTACCATGTGGCCAAGGACACCGAGAAGATCATCAAGGAAGG CCCCACGGGGAGGTTGGAGGAATACTTGAATTGCATGGACAAAATCCAGAAGGCAGTGGAATACTTCCAGGACAACAACCCAGACAGCCCAGAGCTGAACCGTGTG AAATCCCTCTTTGAGCGGGGCAAGGAATCCCTGGAATCAGAGTTCCGCAGCTTGATGACGCGGCACACCAAGCCAGTGCCACCCATCCTCATCCTGGACCTGATCAGCGGGGATGAGGAGATGGACACGCAGGAGGAGATGACCCTGGAGCACCTCCCGGAGAGCGTCCTGCACGACATCATCCGCATTTCGGGCTGGCTGGTGGAGAACGGCAGGAATCAag ATTTCATGACAGTTTACTTCCAAATCCGCTCTGTGCAGCTCGACCGCTCCATCAAGGGGCTGAAGGACCATTTCCGTAAGAACAGCTCTTCCTCTGGGGTGCCATACTCCCCTGCCATTCAGAACAAAAGGAAGGACACCCCCACCAAAAAGCCAATCAAGAGACCAG TCCTCATCCCAG GTCATGAGCATGACTTACGCGTTAAGCACCTTTCCGATGCCCTGAGCGACAAGCACGGGCCGGCTGCGG GGAGGGACGACGTCTTCGACATCGAGATCGACGCATACATCCACTGCGTCAGTGCCTTTGTCAAACTGGCCCAGAGTGAATACCAGCTCCTGACAGAAATTGTCCCAGAGCACCACCAGAAGAAGACCTTTGATTCTCTCATCCAG GAGTCATTGGATAACTTGATCATGGAGGGTGATAACATTGTCTCAGCTGCCCGGAAAGCCATCATCCGACACGACTATTCAGCTGTGCTCACAATCTTCCCCATCCTGAAGCATCTCAAGCAGATGAAGCCAGAATTTGACCAGGTCTTGCAG GGAACTGCAGCAGGCACTAAGAACAAACTGCCAGGGCTGATCACTTCCATGGAGACCACTGGTGCGAAGGCACTGGAAGAGTTTGCAGACAACATTAAG aATGATCCAGACAAGGAATACAACATGCCAAAAGATGGGACAGTTCACGAACTCACCAGCAAC GCCATCCTTTTCCTACAGCAATTACTGGATTTCCAGGAGACAGCAGGTGCCATGCTGGCATCACAAG TTCTTGGGGACACATACAATATTCCTTTAGATCCCAGAG AGACCAGCTCATCAGCCAGTAGCTACAGCTCAGAGTTCAGCAGGCGGCTGCTGAGCACCTACATCT GCAAAGTGCTGGGCAACTTGCAGCTTAACCTTCTTAGCAAATCCAAGGTTTATGAAGACCCAGCTTTGAGTGCCATTTTTCTGCATAACAACTACAACTACATTCTGAAATCTCTGGAGAA gtCTGAGCTGatccagctggtggctgtgacacagaaaacagctgagaGGTCCTACCGGGAGCTCATTGAGCAGCAGATCCAGACCTACCAGCGCAG CTGGTTGAAGGTGACAGATTACATCTTGGAGAAAAACCTGCCTGTCTTTCAGCCAGGAGTGAAG CTCAAGGACAAGGAGAGGCAGATGATAAAGGAGCGCTTTAAG GGTTTCAATGAcgggctggaggagctgtgtAAGATCCAGAAGGCCTGGGCAATCCCAGACATGGAGCAACGGGACAAAATCCGCCGGGCACAGAAAACTATTGTGAAAGAGACCTATGGTGCCTTCTTGAATAG ataTGGCAATGTGCCCTTCACCAAGAACCCTGAGAAGTACATCAAATACCAGGTCGACCAGGTGGGGGAGATGATCGAGAAGCTGTTCGACACATCAGCATAA
- the EXOC7 gene encoding exocyst complex component 7 isoform X4, producing MIPSEEVSARRREIEDKLKQEEETLSFIKESLEKSDQLTKNMVSILSSFESRLMKLENSIIPVHKQTENLQRLQENVEKTLSCLDHVISYYHVAKDTEKIIKEGPTGRLEEYLNCMDKIQKAVEYFQDNNPDSPELNRVKSLFERGKESLESEFRSLMTRHTKPVPPILILDLISGDEEMDTQEEMTLEHLPESVLHDIIRISGWLVENGRNQDFMTVYFQIRSVQLDRSIKGLKDHFRKNSSSSGVPYSPAIQNKRKDTPTKKPIKRPGTIRKAQNLLKQYSQHGLDGKKGASNLIPMEGHEHDLRVKHLSDALSDKHGPAAGRDDVFDIEIDAYIHCVSAFVKLAQSEYQLLTEIVPEHHQKKTFDSLIQESLDNLIMEGDNIVSAARKAIIRHDYSAVLTIFPILKHLKQMKPEFDQVLQGTAAGTKNKLPGLITSMETTGAKALEEFADNIKNDPDKEYNMPKDGTVHELTSNAILFLQQLLDFQETAGAMLASQETSSSASSYSSEFSRRLLSTYICKVLGNLQLNLLSKSKVYEDPALSAIFLHNNYNYILKSLEKSELIQLVAVTQKTAERSYRELIEQQIQTYQRSWLKVTDYILEKNLPVFQPGVKLKDKERQMIKERFKGFNDGLEELCKIQKAWAIPDMEQRDKIRRAQKTIVKETYGAFLNRYGNVPFTKNPEKYIKYQVDQVGEMIEKLFDTSA from the exons ATGATCCCGAGCGAGGAGGTGTCGGCCCGCAGGAGGGAGATCGAGGACAAGCTCAAGCAG GAAGAAGAAACTCTGTCCTTTATCAAAGAGAGCCTTGAGAAGAGTGACCAGCTCACCAAGAACATG GTTTCCATCCTCTCCTCCTTTGAGAGCCGTTTGATGAAGCTGGAGAACTCCATCATCCCTGTTCATAAACAGACAGAGAACCTGCAGCGCCTGCAGGAGAATGTGGAGAAGACCCTGTCCTGCTTGGATCACGTCATCAGTTACTACCATGTGGCCAAGGACACCGAGAAGATCATCAAGGAAGG CCCCACGGGGAGGTTGGAGGAATACTTGAATTGCATGGACAAAATCCAGAAGGCAGTGGAATACTTCCAGGACAACAACCCAGACAGCCCAGAGCTGAACCGTGTG AAATCCCTCTTTGAGCGGGGCAAGGAATCCCTGGAATCAGAGTTCCGCAGCTTGATGACGCGGCACACCAAGCCAGTGCCACCCATCCTCATCCTGGACCTGATCAGCGGGGATGAGGAGATGGACACGCAGGAGGAGATGACCCTGGAGCACCTCCCGGAGAGCGTCCTGCACGACATCATCCGCATTTCGGGCTGGCTGGTGGAGAACGGCAGGAATCAag ATTTCATGACAGTTTACTTCCAAATCCGCTCTGTGCAGCTCGACCGCTCCATCAAGGGGCTGAAGGACCATTTCCGTAAGAACAGCTCTTCCTCTGGGGTGCCATACTCCCCTGCCATTCAGAACAAAAGGAAGGACACCCCCACCAAAAAGCCAATCAAGAGACCAG GCACGATCCGTAAGGCACAGAACCTTCTGAAACAGTACTCTCAGCATGGTCTAGATGGGAAAAAGGGGGCCTCTAACCTCATTCCTATGGAAG GTCATGAGCATGACTTACGCGTTAAGCACCTTTCCGATGCCCTGAGCGACAAGCACGGGCCGGCTGCGG GGAGGGACGACGTCTTCGACATCGAGATCGACGCATACATCCACTGCGTCAGTGCCTTTGTCAAACTGGCCCAGAGTGAATACCAGCTCCTGACAGAAATTGTCCCAGAGCACCACCAGAAGAAGACCTTTGATTCTCTCATCCAG GAGTCATTGGATAACTTGATCATGGAGGGTGATAACATTGTCTCAGCTGCCCGGAAAGCCATCATCCGACACGACTATTCAGCTGTGCTCACAATCTTCCCCATCCTGAAGCATCTCAAGCAGATGAAGCCAGAATTTGACCAGGTCTTGCAG GGAACTGCAGCAGGCACTAAGAACAAACTGCCAGGGCTGATCACTTCCATGGAGACCACTGGTGCGAAGGCACTGGAAGAGTTTGCAGACAACATTAAG aATGATCCAGACAAGGAATACAACATGCCAAAAGATGGGACAGTTCACGAACTCACCAGCAAC GCCATCCTTTTCCTACAGCAATTACTGGATTTCCAGGAGACAGCAGGTGCCATGCTGGCATCACAAG AGACCAGCTCATCAGCCAGTAGCTACAGCTCAGAGTTCAGCAGGCGGCTGCTGAGCACCTACATCT GCAAAGTGCTGGGCAACTTGCAGCTTAACCTTCTTAGCAAATCCAAGGTTTATGAAGACCCAGCTTTGAGTGCCATTTTTCTGCATAACAACTACAACTACATTCTGAAATCTCTGGAGAA gtCTGAGCTGatccagctggtggctgtgacacagaaaacagctgagaGGTCCTACCGGGAGCTCATTGAGCAGCAGATCCAGACCTACCAGCGCAG CTGGTTGAAGGTGACAGATTACATCTTGGAGAAAAACCTGCCTGTCTTTCAGCCAGGAGTGAAG CTCAAGGACAAGGAGAGGCAGATGATAAAGGAGCGCTTTAAG GGTTTCAATGAcgggctggaggagctgtgtAAGATCCAGAAGGCCTGGGCAATCCCAGACATGGAGCAACGGGACAAAATCCGCCGGGCACAGAAAACTATTGTGAAAGAGACCTATGGTGCCTTCTTGAATAG ataTGGCAATGTGCCCTTCACCAAGAACCCTGAGAAGTACATCAAATACCAGGTCGACCAGGTGGGGGAGATGATCGAGAAGCTGTTCGACACATCAGCATAA
- the EXOC7 gene encoding exocyst complex component 7 isoform X6 translates to MIPSEEVSARRREIEDKLKQEEETLSFIKESLEKSDQLTKNMVSILSSFESRLMKLENSIIPVHKQTENLQRLQENVEKTLSCLDHVISYYHVAKDTEKIIKEGPTGRLEEYLNCMDKIQKAVEYFQDNNPDSPELNRVKSLFERGKESLESEFRSLMTRHTKPVPPILILDLISGDEEMDTQEEMTLEHLPESVLHDIIRISGWLVENGRNQDFMTVYFQIRSVQLDRSIKGLKDHFRKNSSSSGVPYSPAIQNKRKDTPTKKPIKRPGTIRKAQNLLKQYSQHGLDGKKGASNLIPMEGRDDVFDIEIDAYIHCVSAFVKLAQSEYQLLTEIVPEHHQKKTFDSLIQESLDNLIMEGDNIVSAARKAIIRHDYSAVLTIFPILKHLKQMKPEFDQVLQGTAAGTKNKLPGLITSMETTGAKALEEFADNIKNDPDKEYNMPKDGTVHELTSNAILFLQQLLDFQETAGAMLASQVLGDTYNIPLDPRETSSSASSYSSEFSRRLLSTYICKVLGNLQLNLLSKSKVYEDPALSAIFLHNNYNYILKSLEKSELIQLVAVTQKTAERSYRELIEQQIQTYQRSWLKVTDYILEKNLPVFQPGVKLKDKERQMIKERFKGFNDGLEELCKIQKAWAIPDMEQRDKIRRAQKTIVKETYGAFLNRYGNVPFTKNPEKYIKYQVDQVGEMIEKLFDTSA, encoded by the exons ATGATCCCGAGCGAGGAGGTGTCGGCCCGCAGGAGGGAGATCGAGGACAAGCTCAAGCAG GAAGAAGAAACTCTGTCCTTTATCAAAGAGAGCCTTGAGAAGAGTGACCAGCTCACCAAGAACATG GTTTCCATCCTCTCCTCCTTTGAGAGCCGTTTGATGAAGCTGGAGAACTCCATCATCCCTGTTCATAAACAGACAGAGAACCTGCAGCGCCTGCAGGAGAATGTGGAGAAGACCCTGTCCTGCTTGGATCACGTCATCAGTTACTACCATGTGGCCAAGGACACCGAGAAGATCATCAAGGAAGG CCCCACGGGGAGGTTGGAGGAATACTTGAATTGCATGGACAAAATCCAGAAGGCAGTGGAATACTTCCAGGACAACAACCCAGACAGCCCAGAGCTGAACCGTGTG AAATCCCTCTTTGAGCGGGGCAAGGAATCCCTGGAATCAGAGTTCCGCAGCTTGATGACGCGGCACACCAAGCCAGTGCCACCCATCCTCATCCTGGACCTGATCAGCGGGGATGAGGAGATGGACACGCAGGAGGAGATGACCCTGGAGCACCTCCCGGAGAGCGTCCTGCACGACATCATCCGCATTTCGGGCTGGCTGGTGGAGAACGGCAGGAATCAag ATTTCATGACAGTTTACTTCCAAATCCGCTCTGTGCAGCTCGACCGCTCCATCAAGGGGCTGAAGGACCATTTCCGTAAGAACAGCTCTTCCTCTGGGGTGCCATACTCCCCTGCCATTCAGAACAAAAGGAAGGACACCCCCACCAAAAAGCCAATCAAGAGACCAG GCACGATCCGTAAGGCACAGAACCTTCTGAAACAGTACTCTCAGCATGGTCTAGATGGGAAAAAGGGGGCCTCTAACCTCATTCCTATGGAAG GGAGGGACGACGTCTTCGACATCGAGATCGACGCATACATCCACTGCGTCAGTGCCTTTGTCAAACTGGCCCAGAGTGAATACCAGCTCCTGACAGAAATTGTCCCAGAGCACCACCAGAAGAAGACCTTTGATTCTCTCATCCAG GAGTCATTGGATAACTTGATCATGGAGGGTGATAACATTGTCTCAGCTGCCCGGAAAGCCATCATCCGACACGACTATTCAGCTGTGCTCACAATCTTCCCCATCCTGAAGCATCTCAAGCAGATGAAGCCAGAATTTGACCAGGTCTTGCAG GGAACTGCAGCAGGCACTAAGAACAAACTGCCAGGGCTGATCACTTCCATGGAGACCACTGGTGCGAAGGCACTGGAAGAGTTTGCAGACAACATTAAG aATGATCCAGACAAGGAATACAACATGCCAAAAGATGGGACAGTTCACGAACTCACCAGCAAC GCCATCCTTTTCCTACAGCAATTACTGGATTTCCAGGAGACAGCAGGTGCCATGCTGGCATCACAAG TTCTTGGGGACACATACAATATTCCTTTAGATCCCAGAG AGACCAGCTCATCAGCCAGTAGCTACAGCTCAGAGTTCAGCAGGCGGCTGCTGAGCACCTACATCT GCAAAGTGCTGGGCAACTTGCAGCTTAACCTTCTTAGCAAATCCAAGGTTTATGAAGACCCAGCTTTGAGTGCCATTTTTCTGCATAACAACTACAACTACATTCTGAAATCTCTGGAGAA gtCTGAGCTGatccagctggtggctgtgacacagaaaacagctgagaGGTCCTACCGGGAGCTCATTGAGCAGCAGATCCAGACCTACCAGCGCAG CTGGTTGAAGGTGACAGATTACATCTTGGAGAAAAACCTGCCTGTCTTTCAGCCAGGAGTGAAG CTCAAGGACAAGGAGAGGCAGATGATAAAGGAGCGCTTTAAG GGTTTCAATGAcgggctggaggagctgtgtAAGATCCAGAAGGCCTGGGCAATCCCAGACATGGAGCAACGGGACAAAATCCGCCGGGCACAGAAAACTATTGTGAAAGAGACCTATGGTGCCTTCTTGAATAG ataTGGCAATGTGCCCTTCACCAAGAACCCTGAGAAGTACATCAAATACCAGGTCGACCAGGTGGGGGAGATGATCGAGAAGCTGTTCGACACATCAGCATAA
- the EXOC7 gene encoding exocyst complex component 7 isoform X8, with protein MIPSEEVSARRREIEDKLKQEEETLSFIKESLEKSDQLTKNMVSILSSFESRLMKLENSIIPVHKQTENLQRLQENVEKTLSCLDHVISYYHVAKDTEKIIKEGPTGRLEEYLNCMDKIQKAVEYFQDNNPDSPELNRVKSLFERGKESLESEFRSLMTRHTKPVPPILILDLISGDEEMDTQEEMTLEHLPESVLHDIIRISGWLVENGRNQDFMTVYFQIRSVQLDRSIKGLKDHFRKNSSSSGVPYSPAIQNKRKDTPTKKPIKRPGHEHDLRVKHLSDALSDKHGPAAGRDDVFDIEIDAYIHCVSAFVKLAQSEYQLLTEIVPEHHQKKTFDSLIQESLDNLIMEGDNIVSAARKAIIRHDYSAVLTIFPILKHLKQMKPEFDQVLQGTAAGTKNKLPGLITSMETTGAKALEEFADNIKNDPDKEYNMPKDGTVHELTSNAILFLQQLLDFQETAGAMLASQVLGDTYNIPLDPRETSSSASSYSSEFSRRLLSTYICKVLGNLQLNLLSKSKVYEDPALSAIFLHNNYNYILKSLEKSELIQLVAVTQKTAERSYRELIEQQIQTYQRSWLKVTDYILEKNLPVFQPGVKLKDKERQMIKERFKGFNDGLEELCKIQKAWAIPDMEQRDKIRRAQKTIVKETYGAFLNRYGNVPFTKNPEKYIKYQVDQVGEMIEKLFDTSA; from the exons ATGATCCCGAGCGAGGAGGTGTCGGCCCGCAGGAGGGAGATCGAGGACAAGCTCAAGCAG GAAGAAGAAACTCTGTCCTTTATCAAAGAGAGCCTTGAGAAGAGTGACCAGCTCACCAAGAACATG GTTTCCATCCTCTCCTCCTTTGAGAGCCGTTTGATGAAGCTGGAGAACTCCATCATCCCTGTTCATAAACAGACAGAGAACCTGCAGCGCCTGCAGGAGAATGTGGAGAAGACCCTGTCCTGCTTGGATCACGTCATCAGTTACTACCATGTGGCCAAGGACACCGAGAAGATCATCAAGGAAGG CCCCACGGGGAGGTTGGAGGAATACTTGAATTGCATGGACAAAATCCAGAAGGCAGTGGAATACTTCCAGGACAACAACCCAGACAGCCCAGAGCTGAACCGTGTG AAATCCCTCTTTGAGCGGGGCAAGGAATCCCTGGAATCAGAGTTCCGCAGCTTGATGACGCGGCACACCAAGCCAGTGCCACCCATCCTCATCCTGGACCTGATCAGCGGGGATGAGGAGATGGACACGCAGGAGGAGATGACCCTGGAGCACCTCCCGGAGAGCGTCCTGCACGACATCATCCGCATTTCGGGCTGGCTGGTGGAGAACGGCAGGAATCAag ATTTCATGACAGTTTACTTCCAAATCCGCTCTGTGCAGCTCGACCGCTCCATCAAGGGGCTGAAGGACCATTTCCGTAAGAACAGCTCTTCCTCTGGGGTGCCATACTCCCCTGCCATTCAGAACAAAAGGAAGGACACCCCCACCAAAAAGCCAATCAAGAGACCAG GTCATGAGCATGACTTACGCGTTAAGCACCTTTCCGATGCCCTGAGCGACAAGCACGGGCCGGCTGCGG GGAGGGACGACGTCTTCGACATCGAGATCGACGCATACATCCACTGCGTCAGTGCCTTTGTCAAACTGGCCCAGAGTGAATACCAGCTCCTGACAGAAATTGTCCCAGAGCACCACCAGAAGAAGACCTTTGATTCTCTCATCCAG GAGTCATTGGATAACTTGATCATGGAGGGTGATAACATTGTCTCAGCTGCCCGGAAAGCCATCATCCGACACGACTATTCAGCTGTGCTCACAATCTTCCCCATCCTGAAGCATCTCAAGCAGATGAAGCCAGAATTTGACCAGGTCTTGCAG GGAACTGCAGCAGGCACTAAGAACAAACTGCCAGGGCTGATCACTTCCATGGAGACCACTGGTGCGAAGGCACTGGAAGAGTTTGCAGACAACATTAAG aATGATCCAGACAAGGAATACAACATGCCAAAAGATGGGACAGTTCACGAACTCACCAGCAAC GCCATCCTTTTCCTACAGCAATTACTGGATTTCCAGGAGACAGCAGGTGCCATGCTGGCATCACAAG TTCTTGGGGACACATACAATATTCCTTTAGATCCCAGAG AGACCAGCTCATCAGCCAGTAGCTACAGCTCAGAGTTCAGCAGGCGGCTGCTGAGCACCTACATCT GCAAAGTGCTGGGCAACTTGCAGCTTAACCTTCTTAGCAAATCCAAGGTTTATGAAGACCCAGCTTTGAGTGCCATTTTTCTGCATAACAACTACAACTACATTCTGAAATCTCTGGAGAA gtCTGAGCTGatccagctggtggctgtgacacagaaaacagctgagaGGTCCTACCGGGAGCTCATTGAGCAGCAGATCCAGACCTACCAGCGCAG CTGGTTGAAGGTGACAGATTACATCTTGGAGAAAAACCTGCCTGTCTTTCAGCCAGGAGTGAAG CTCAAGGACAAGGAGAGGCAGATGATAAAGGAGCGCTTTAAG GGTTTCAATGAcgggctggaggagctgtgtAAGATCCAGAAGGCCTGGGCAATCCCAGACATGGAGCAACGGGACAAAATCCGCCGGGCACAGAAAACTATTGTGAAAGAGACCTATGGTGCCTTCTTGAATAG ataTGGCAATGTGCCCTTCACCAAGAACCCTGAGAAGTACATCAAATACCAGGTCGACCAGGTGGGGGAGATGATCGAGAAGCTGTTCGACACATCAGCATAA
- the EXOC7 gene encoding exocyst complex component 7 isoform X11 codes for MIPSEEVSARRREIEDKLKQEEETLSFIKESLEKSDQLTKNMVSILSSFESRLMKLENSIIPVHKQTENLQRLQENVEKTLSCLDHVISYYHVAKDTEKIIKEGPTGRLEEYLNCMDKIQKAVEYFQDNNPDSPELNRVKSLFERGKESLESEFRSLMTRHTKPVPPILILDLISGDEEMDTQEEMTLEHLPESVLHDIIRISGWLVENGRNQDFMTVYFQIRSVQLDRSIKGLKDHFRKNSSSSGVPYSPAIQNKRKDTPTKKPIKRPGHEHDLRVKHLSDALSDKHGPAAGRDDVFDIEIDAYIHCVSAFVKLAQSEYQLLTEIVPEHHQKKTFDSLIQESLDNLIMEGDNIVSAARKAIIRHDYSAVLTIFPILKHLKQMKPEFDQVLQGTAAGTKNKLPGLITSMETTGAKALEEFADNIKNDPDKEYNMPKDGTVHELTSNAILFLQQLLDFQETAGAMLASQETSSSASSYSSEFSRRLLSTYICKVLGNLQLNLLSKSKVYEDPALSAIFLHNNYNYILKSLEKSELIQLVAVTQKTAERSYRELIEQQIQTYQRSWLKVTDYILEKNLPVFQPGVKLKDKERQMIKERFKGFNDGLEELCKIQKAWAIPDMEQRDKIRRAQKTIVKETYGAFLNRYGNVPFTKNPEKYIKYQVDQVGEMIEKLFDTSA; via the exons ATGATCCCGAGCGAGGAGGTGTCGGCCCGCAGGAGGGAGATCGAGGACAAGCTCAAGCAG GAAGAAGAAACTCTGTCCTTTATCAAAGAGAGCCTTGAGAAGAGTGACCAGCTCACCAAGAACATG GTTTCCATCCTCTCCTCCTTTGAGAGCCGTTTGATGAAGCTGGAGAACTCCATCATCCCTGTTCATAAACAGACAGAGAACCTGCAGCGCCTGCAGGAGAATGTGGAGAAGACCCTGTCCTGCTTGGATCACGTCATCAGTTACTACCATGTGGCCAAGGACACCGAGAAGATCATCAAGGAAGG CCCCACGGGGAGGTTGGAGGAATACTTGAATTGCATGGACAAAATCCAGAAGGCAGTGGAATACTTCCAGGACAACAACCCAGACAGCCCAGAGCTGAACCGTGTG AAATCCCTCTTTGAGCGGGGCAAGGAATCCCTGGAATCAGAGTTCCGCAGCTTGATGACGCGGCACACCAAGCCAGTGCCACCCATCCTCATCCTGGACCTGATCAGCGGGGATGAGGAGATGGACACGCAGGAGGAGATGACCCTGGAGCACCTCCCGGAGAGCGTCCTGCACGACATCATCCGCATTTCGGGCTGGCTGGTGGAGAACGGCAGGAATCAag ATTTCATGACAGTTTACTTCCAAATCCGCTCTGTGCAGCTCGACCGCTCCATCAAGGGGCTGAAGGACCATTTCCGTAAGAACAGCTCTTCCTCTGGGGTGCCATACTCCCCTGCCATTCAGAACAAAAGGAAGGACACCCCCACCAAAAAGCCAATCAAGAGACCAG GTCATGAGCATGACTTACGCGTTAAGCACCTTTCCGATGCCCTGAGCGACAAGCACGGGCCGGCTGCGG GGAGGGACGACGTCTTCGACATCGAGATCGACGCATACATCCACTGCGTCAGTGCCTTTGTCAAACTGGCCCAGAGTGAATACCAGCTCCTGACAGAAATTGTCCCAGAGCACCACCAGAAGAAGACCTTTGATTCTCTCATCCAG GAGTCATTGGATAACTTGATCATGGAGGGTGATAACATTGTCTCAGCTGCCCGGAAAGCCATCATCCGACACGACTATTCAGCTGTGCTCACAATCTTCCCCATCCTGAAGCATCTCAAGCAGATGAAGCCAGAATTTGACCAGGTCTTGCAG GGAACTGCAGCAGGCACTAAGAACAAACTGCCAGGGCTGATCACTTCCATGGAGACCACTGGTGCGAAGGCACTGGAAGAGTTTGCAGACAACATTAAG aATGATCCAGACAAGGAATACAACATGCCAAAAGATGGGACAGTTCACGAACTCACCAGCAAC GCCATCCTTTTCCTACAGCAATTACTGGATTTCCAGGAGACAGCAGGTGCCATGCTGGCATCACAAG AGACCAGCTCATCAGCCAGTAGCTACAGCTCAGAGTTCAGCAGGCGGCTGCTGAGCACCTACATCT GCAAAGTGCTGGGCAACTTGCAGCTTAACCTTCTTAGCAAATCCAAGGTTTATGAAGACCCAGCTTTGAGTGCCATTTTTCTGCATAACAACTACAACTACATTCTGAAATCTCTGGAGAA gtCTGAGCTGatccagctggtggctgtgacacagaaaacagctgagaGGTCCTACCGGGAGCTCATTGAGCAGCAGATCCAGACCTACCAGCGCAG CTGGTTGAAGGTGACAGATTACATCTTGGAGAAAAACCTGCCTGTCTTTCAGCCAGGAGTGAAG CTCAAGGACAAGGAGAGGCAGATGATAAAGGAGCGCTTTAAG GGTTTCAATGAcgggctggaggagctgtgtAAGATCCAGAAGGCCTGGGCAATCCCAGACATGGAGCAACGGGACAAAATCCGCCGGGCACAGAAAACTATTGTGAAAGAGACCTATGGTGCCTTCTTGAATAG ataTGGCAATGTGCCCTTCACCAAGAACCCTGAGAAGTACATCAAATACCAGGTCGACCAGGTGGGGGAGATGATCGAGAAGCTGTTCGACACATCAGCATAA